One genomic region from Solwaraspora sp. WMMD792 encodes:
- the topA gene encoding type I DNA topoisomerase — MPSNTSTSRLVIVESPAKAKTISGYLGPGYVVEASLGHVRDLPRNAADVPARYKKEPWARLGVDVDNGFAALYVVSADRKQQIAKLTKLAKEVDEVLLATDEDREGEAIAWHLVETLKPKVPVRRMVFHEITRAAIRAAVANPREIDRNLVDAQEARRILDRLYGYEVSPVLWKKVMPRLSAGRVQSVATRIVVERERQRMAFRTAEYWDIQATLAVTGQPAADADGPRSFTANLIALGGDRIATGKDFEPSTGRVRPEASVVHLDGDGARGLAARLDGRPFTVTRVEEKPYRRRPYAPFITSTLQQEAARKLRFSSQQTMRTAQRLYENGYITYMRTDSVNLSETAIAAARSQVAELYGDRFVPPEPRRYTGKVKNAQEAHEAIRPAGDQFRTPGELANELSAEEFKLYELIWRRTIASQMTDAVGSSVSVRIRAVSTAGEECDFGATGKTITDPGFLRAYVESSDDESAEAEDAERRLPNLAKDQPLTARELAAVGHSTQPPARYTEASLVKALEELGIGRPSTYASIMQTIQDRGYVAKRGQALIPSFLAFAVIGLLERHYPRLVDYNFTASMENELDEIASGDHQAVDFLTSFYFGSDTAGDESVARSGGLKRLVTEKLAEIDARSVNSIPLGVDDEGRQVVVRVGRYGPYLQRFLPDTEGADHAAAGPTGGGPAAGANGDGSAAAPTAGAAGGAEPAAGGGDEAEGAAAGAGGDRVSLPEGIAPDELTPEKINELFLGGGGERKLGEHPETGEPIVLKSGRFGPYVASGERRSSLLRSQSPETLSIAEALRLLSLPRVVGVAPDGAEVLAAAGRYGPYVKKGDEFRSLESEEQLFTVSLDEALTLLAAPKTRQRRAAAPPLREMGADPLTERPLVIKDGRFGPYVTDGESNASLRRGQTPESLTIEQASEMLAEKRAKGPAPRKKAAKKAPAKKSTAKNAGAKKTAAKATTAKATGAKKATAKKTAAKKAAPKKATASRATDQSDDS; from the coding sequence GTGCCGAGCAACACCTCAACCAGCCGTCTGGTCATCGTCGAGTCGCCGGCGAAGGCCAAGACGATCTCGGGCTACCTGGGCCCGGGGTACGTCGTCGAGGCGAGCCTCGGGCATGTCCGGGACCTGCCGCGCAACGCCGCCGACGTGCCGGCCCGCTACAAGAAGGAGCCGTGGGCCCGGCTCGGCGTCGACGTCGACAACGGCTTCGCCGCGCTGTACGTCGTCTCGGCCGACCGTAAGCAGCAGATCGCCAAGCTGACCAAGCTGGCCAAGGAGGTCGACGAGGTCCTGCTCGCCACGGACGAGGACCGCGAGGGCGAAGCGATCGCCTGGCACCTGGTGGAGACCCTCAAACCCAAGGTGCCGGTGCGCCGGATGGTCTTCCACGAGATCACCCGGGCAGCCATCCGGGCCGCGGTGGCCAATCCCCGGGAGATCGACCGCAACCTGGTCGACGCCCAGGAGGCGCGGCGGATCCTGGACCGGCTGTACGGCTACGAGGTCTCGCCGGTGCTGTGGAAGAAGGTGATGCCCCGGCTGTCCGCCGGCCGGGTGCAGTCGGTGGCCACCCGGATCGTGGTGGAGCGCGAGCGGCAGCGGATGGCGTTCCGTACCGCCGAATATTGGGACATCCAGGCCACCCTGGCGGTGACCGGTCAGCCGGCGGCCGACGCCGACGGACCCCGCTCGTTCACCGCCAACCTGATCGCGCTCGGCGGCGACCGGATCGCCACCGGCAAGGATTTCGAGCCGAGCACCGGACGGGTCCGCCCGGAGGCGTCGGTGGTGCACCTGGACGGCGACGGGGCGCGGGGCCTGGCGGCCCGGCTCGACGGTCGACCGTTCACCGTCACCCGGGTCGAGGAGAAGCCGTACCGCCGGCGGCCGTACGCACCGTTCATCACCTCCACCCTGCAGCAGGAAGCGGCCCGCAAGCTGCGGTTCTCGTCGCAGCAGACGATGCGTACCGCGCAGCGGCTGTACGAGAACGGCTACATCACCTACATGCGGACCGACTCGGTCAACCTGTCGGAAACGGCGATCGCCGCCGCCCGCAGCCAGGTCGCCGAGCTGTACGGCGACCGTTTCGTTCCACCGGAGCCGCGCCGGTACACCGGCAAGGTCAAGAACGCCCAGGAGGCGCACGAGGCCATCCGCCCCGCTGGTGACCAGTTCCGCACCCCCGGGGAGTTGGCCAACGAACTGTCCGCCGAGGAGTTCAAGCTCTACGAGCTGATCTGGCGGCGGACCATCGCGTCCCAGATGACCGACGCGGTGGGTTCCAGCGTGTCGGTACGGATCCGGGCCGTCTCGACCGCCGGCGAGGAATGCGACTTCGGTGCGACCGGCAAGACGATCACCGACCCGGGCTTTCTGCGCGCCTACGTCGAGTCCTCCGACGACGAGTCGGCCGAGGCGGAGGACGCCGAGCGCCGGCTGCCGAACCTGGCCAAGGATCAGCCACTCACCGCGCGGGAGCTGGCGGCGGTCGGGCACAGCACCCAGCCGCCGGCCCGCTACACCGAGGCCTCCCTGGTCAAGGCATTGGAGGAGCTGGGCATCGGGCGGCCGTCCACCTACGCGTCGATCATGCAGACCATCCAGGACCGGGGGTACGTGGCCAAACGCGGTCAGGCGCTCATCCCGTCGTTCCTGGCCTTCGCGGTGATCGGGCTGCTGGAGCGGCACTATCCGCGACTGGTCGACTACAACTTCACCGCCAGCATGGAGAACGAGCTGGACGAGATCGCGTCCGGCGACCACCAGGCAGTGGACTTCCTCACCTCGTTCTACTTTGGCAGCGACACCGCCGGGGACGAGTCGGTCGCCCGCTCCGGTGGCCTCAAGCGGCTGGTCACCGAGAAGCTCGCCGAGATCGACGCCCGCAGCGTCAATTCGATCCCGCTCGGTGTCGACGACGAGGGCCGTCAGGTCGTCGTCCGGGTCGGCCGCTACGGCCCGTACCTGCAGCGGTTCCTGCCCGACACGGAGGGTGCCGACCACGCGGCGGCCGGGCCGACCGGTGGCGGCCCAGCGGCCGGGGCGAACGGTGATGGCTCAGCGGCCGCGCCCACAGCTGGCGCTGCCGGCGGTGCCGAGCCGGCGGCCGGTGGCGGTGACGAGGCGGAGGGGGCGGCAGCCGGAGCCGGCGGGGACCGCGTCTCGCTGCCGGAGGGGATCGCGCCGGACGAGCTGACCCCGGAAAAGATCAACGAACTGTTCCTCGGCGGTGGTGGCGAGCGCAAGCTCGGCGAACACCCGGAGACCGGCGAGCCGATCGTGCTCAAGTCCGGCCGGTTCGGCCCGTACGTCGCCAGTGGCGAGCGCCGATCCTCATTGCTGCGCTCCCAGTCACCGGAGACGCTGAGCATCGCCGAGGCGCTGCGGCTGCTGTCGCTGCCCCGGGTGGTCGGGGTGGCACCGGACGGTGCCGAGGTGCTCGCCGCCGCCGGCCGGTACGGCCCGTACGTCAAGAAGGGCGACGAGTTCCGGTCGCTGGAGTCCGAGGAACAGTTGTTCACCGTCTCGCTGGACGAGGCGCTGACGTTGCTCGCCGCGCCGAAGACCCGGCAGCGGCGGGCCGCCGCGCCGCCGTTGCGGGAGATGGGCGCGGATCCGCTCACCGAGCGCCCGTTGGTGATCAAGGACGGCCGGTTCGGCCCGTACGTCACCGACGGCGAGAGCAACGCCTCGCTGCGGCGTGGCCAGACGCCCGAGTCGTTGACGATCGAGCAGGCGTCGGAGATGTTGGCCGAGAAGCGGGCGAAGGGCCCGGCGCCGCGTAAGAAGGCGGCGAAGAAAGCGCCGGCGAAGAAGTCCACCGCCAAGAACGCCGGTGCGAAGAAGACTGCGGCCAAGGCGACCACCGCCAAGGCGACCGGTGCGAAGAAGGCCACGGCCAAGAAGACTGCGGCCAAGAAGGCGGCGCCGAAGAAGGCCACCGCCAGCCGGGCCACAGACCAGTCCGACGACTCCTGA
- the ricT gene encoding regulatory iron-sulfur-containing complex subunit RicT — MGMLCAVSFNRYGRLFYLDPGDLRPAVGDKVLVPTDDGTEVAECVWAPQWVDDPTDGFPRLAGLATEQDLHRDEVQRKRKAEAKVAAKRLIREHGLPMKVVAVDHVLEPGSLHSARATIYFTAPHRVDFRSLVRDLGATLHCRVELRQLSARDSARVQGGIGSCGRDLCCATFLTDFEPVTIRMAKDQDLPLNPLRISGACGRLMCCLKYEHPLYAESGSYPTSGQRVETPDGPAKVVSRHPPSESVTVRQIADGAVKRCALADVCGPRRAHDQAYG; from the coding sequence ATGGGGATGCTCTGCGCGGTCAGCTTCAACCGGTACGGGCGCCTCTTCTACCTCGACCCCGGTGACCTGCGACCGGCGGTCGGCGACAAGGTGCTGGTGCCCACCGACGACGGCACCGAGGTCGCCGAGTGCGTCTGGGCCCCGCAGTGGGTCGACGACCCCACCGACGGCTTTCCCCGGCTGGCCGGCCTGGCCACCGAGCAGGACCTGCATCGTGACGAGGTGCAACGCAAACGCAAGGCGGAGGCGAAGGTCGCGGCGAAGCGGCTGATCCGCGAGCACGGGCTGCCGATGAAGGTGGTCGCCGTCGACCACGTGTTGGAGCCGGGGTCGCTGCACAGCGCCCGGGCCACGATCTACTTCACCGCGCCGCACCGGGTCGATTTCCGGTCGCTGGTGCGCGACCTCGGCGCGACCCTGCACTGCCGGGTGGAGCTGCGGCAGTTGTCGGCCCGCGACTCGGCCCGGGTGCAGGGCGGCATCGGCTCCTGTGGTCGGGACCTGTGCTGCGCCACCTTCCTCACCGACTTCGAGCCGGTGACCATCCGGATGGCCAAGGACCAGGACCTGCCGCTCAACCCGCTACGCATCTCCGGGGCCTGCGGCCGGCTGATGTGCTGCCTCAAGTACGAACATCCGCTGTACGCGGAGAGCGGCAGCTACCCCACGTCGGGTCAGCGGGTCGAGACCCCGGACGGGCCGGCCAAGGTGGTGTCCCGGCATCCGCCGAGCGAGTCGGTCACCGTACGGCAGATTGCCGACGGGGCGGTGAAACGGTGCGCCCTGGCCGACGTCTGCGGCCCGCGCCGCGCCCACGACCAGGCGTACGGCTGA
- a CDS encoding YbaB/EbfC family nucleoid-associated protein has product MVRQIDEAWIEDAVERYRQIEARQVEFDKAVHTVEVTVRSPDGSVEIVVNAAGTVTDVRILGPLHTRSNTELAAAVRSTVTAAADAARWAREKLWAETFGAHPSLREV; this is encoded by the coding sequence GTGGTACGGCAGATCGACGAGGCGTGGATCGAGGACGCGGTCGAGCGGTACCGCCAGATCGAGGCCCGGCAGGTCGAGTTCGACAAGGCGGTGCACACCGTCGAGGTGACGGTGCGCTCGCCGGACGGGTCGGTCGAGATCGTGGTCAACGCCGCCGGCACCGTGACCGACGTGCGGATCCTCGGTCCCCTGCACACCCGGAGCAACACTGAACTGGCCGCCGCCGTGCGCTCCACGGTGACGGCGGCAGCCGACGCCGCCCGCTGGGCGCGCGAGAAACTGTGGGCCGAGACGTTCGGTGCCCACCCGTCGCTGCGGGAGGTCTGA
- a CDS encoding TetR/AcrR family transcriptional regulator, producing the protein MSTPAVTSGPLRRVPVQGRSLARVQRMLDACAEIVDEVGYEGLTTTLLAERAEVAIGSVYQFFPDKRAIVQALTLRNIEAYVQRLNERFTGGEFDHWWDGVAAGIDEYICMHRTVPGFRTLHFGDVVDVRLLDESRDNNAVIASELSKVLVGRFGIPDEPRLRFALQIAVEAADALIKLAFRRTAEGDESVLREAKALIREYLHRHVDPAATGDRDRDRDRDRDRDRDRDRDRDRDRDRDRPG; encoded by the coding sequence GTGTCGACACCAGCCGTCACCAGTGGCCCGCTGCGGCGGGTGCCGGTCCAGGGGCGCAGTCTCGCCCGGGTCCAGCGCATGCTCGACGCGTGCGCCGAGATCGTGGACGAGGTTGGCTACGAGGGTCTGACGACGACCCTGCTCGCCGAACGAGCCGAGGTGGCCATCGGTTCCGTCTATCAGTTCTTTCCGGACAAGCGGGCGATCGTGCAGGCGCTGACGCTGCGCAACATCGAGGCGTACGTGCAGCGGCTCAACGAGCGGTTCACCGGCGGTGAGTTCGACCACTGGTGGGACGGCGTCGCCGCCGGCATCGACGAGTACATCTGCATGCACCGGACGGTGCCCGGATTCCGCACCCTGCACTTCGGTGACGTGGTCGACGTACGGCTGCTGGACGAGAGCAGGGACAACAACGCGGTGATCGCCAGTGAGCTGTCCAAGGTACTGGTGGGGCGGTTCGGCATCCCGGACGAACCCCGGCTGCGGTTCGCGCTGCAGATCGCGGTGGAGGCCGCCGACGCGCTGATCAAACTGGCCTTCCGGCGTACCGCCGAGGGCGATGAGAGCGTACTGCGCGAAGCAAAGGCACTGATCCGCGAATACCTGCACCGCCACGTCGACCCCGCCGCGACCGGTGACCGCGACCGTGACCGTGACCGTGACCGCGACCGTGACCGTGACCGCGACCGTGACCGTGACCGCGACCGTGACCGTGACCGACCGGGCTGA
- a CDS encoding DNA polymerase III subunit delta', whose product MPADVFADLVGQDEAVQTLRRAAAAAGELLAAGDGDPPPSAGAMTHAWIFTGPPGSGRSVAARALAAALQCLHGQGCGRCAGCHTTRAGTHADVRFVVPDGLSISVGEMRALVLRAASTPSAGRWQVLVIEDADRLTEAAGNALLKAIEEPPPRTVFLLCTPSTHPDDISVTIRSRCRVVSLRQPPAEAVAQVLAERDGVPAETATWAAAAAQGHVGRARRLAQDQQARERREAVLAVPRRLTTVGACFDAASALIAAAEAEAEAAVAEVDAAERTALQTALGAGGTGRGAASAARGTAGQIKELERRQKSRATRAQRDALDRALVDLAGFYRDVLVSALRAPVAPVHTDIAGLTGAAAEKWTAESALRRLEAVLSCREAITGNVKPRIAVEAMMLSLWRG is encoded by the coding sequence ATGCCCGCTGACGTCTTCGCCGACCTGGTCGGCCAGGACGAGGCGGTGCAGACCCTGCGCCGGGCCGCTGCGGCAGCTGGCGAACTGCTCGCCGCCGGCGACGGCGACCCGCCGCCGTCGGCCGGAGCGATGACCCACGCCTGGATTTTCACCGGGCCGCCCGGCTCCGGGCGGTCGGTGGCCGCCCGCGCGCTGGCCGCCGCGCTGCAGTGCCTGCACGGGCAGGGCTGCGGCCGGTGCGCCGGCTGCCACACCACCCGGGCCGGTACGCACGCCGACGTCCGGTTCGTCGTGCCGGACGGCCTGTCGATCAGCGTCGGCGAGATGCGCGCGCTGGTGCTGCGGGCCGCCAGCACCCCGTCGGCCGGACGCTGGCAGGTGCTGGTGATCGAGGACGCCGACCGGCTCACCGAGGCGGCCGGCAACGCGCTGCTCAAGGCGATCGAGGAACCGCCGCCCAGGACGGTGTTCCTGCTCTGCACGCCGTCCACCCACCCGGACGACATTTCGGTGACCATCCGGTCCCGCTGCCGGGTGGTCAGCCTGCGGCAGCCGCCGGCCGAGGCGGTCGCCCAGGTGCTGGCCGAGCGGGACGGCGTACCGGCGGAGACCGCCACCTGGGCGGCGGCGGCCGCGCAGGGGCACGTCGGCCGGGCCCGGCGGCTGGCCCAGGACCAGCAGGCGCGGGAGCGCCGGGAGGCCGTCCTGGCGGTGCCGCGCCGGCTGACCACGGTCGGAGCCTGCTTCGACGCCGCGTCGGCGTTGATCGCCGCCGCCGAGGCGGAGGCCGAGGCGGCGGTCGCCGAGGTCGACGCGGCGGAGCGTACGGCGCTGCAGACCGCGCTGGGCGCCGGCGGTACCGGGCGCGGTGCCGCCAGCGCGGCCCGGGGGACCGCCGGGCAGATCAAGGAGCTGGAACGGCGGCAGAAATCCCGGGCCACCCGGGCGCAGCGGGACGCGTTGGACCGGGCGCTGGTCGATCTGGCCGGCTTCTACCGAGACGTACTGGTTTCCGCGCTGCGGGCCCCGGTGGCCCCGGTGCACACCGACATCGCCGGGCTCACCGGCGCGGCTGCCGAAAAGTGGACAGCGGAGTCGGCGCTGCGCCGGCTGGAAGCGGTGCTGAGCTGCCGAGAAGCGATCACCGGCAACGTCAAGCCAAGGATCGCCGTCGAAGCGATGATGCTCAGCCTCTGGCGCGGCTAG
- the tmk gene encoding dTMP kinase, whose protein sequence is MLGVASFSDWLGLLATSIFAAGQVSGGAAQGAAFGGVIAVRLLPALVLGPVAGVLADRFDRRYTMVICDLLRFVLFASIPLLPMFGASGALTVAWAAIAIFLIETITLIWIPAKEAAVPNLIPKARLEIANQLTLIATYGFTPVLAAISLAVLDAAVRAAAVTDLPAWAEPAQLALFFNAASRLATAIVVFYGIKEISGRAGAAGHADQSLIRQFVEGWRFIGQTPLVRGLVLGIFGAFAGGGIVIGTAKFFTASLSAGDAAFYLLFAAIFVGLGAGIGLGPTVVRDLSRRRWFGLSIVLASGSVLILALSIHLSMAILGAVLVGAAAGMAFLAGITLLGGEIADDVRGRVFAVVQTGTRVVLMLAISVSSVLVGVGGSRQLQIANLGVSFSSTRLLLLLAGVFGIFAGLSAFRQMDDKPGVPVLADLWGSIRGRPLTSAEPFTANGVFVVFEGGEGAGKSTQVTALAQALRERGREVVVTREPGASGLGEKIRRLVLDGGPDAPSPRAEALLYAADRAHHVATVVRPALARGAVVISDRYVDSSLAYQGAGRTLPVDEVSWLSSWATGGLKPDLVVLLDIEPRAGLDRAQRRGAGADRLESESLAFHERVRYAFLDLAAAEPKRYLVLDATRGVDEVRGAVLDRVEVLTGRADPAAPVAATEPNAATEPNAATEPRADAEAGRPT, encoded by the coding sequence GTGCTCGGGGTCGCCTCGTTCAGCGACTGGCTGGGCCTGCTCGCCACCTCGATCTTCGCGGCCGGGCAGGTCTCCGGCGGTGCGGCGCAGGGCGCGGCGTTCGGCGGTGTCATCGCCGTACGGCTGCTGCCGGCGTTGGTCCTCGGCCCGGTCGCCGGGGTGCTCGCCGACCGGTTCGACCGCCGCTACACGATGGTCATCTGCGACCTGCTCCGGTTCGTGCTGTTCGCCTCCATCCCGCTGCTGCCGATGTTCGGCGCGAGCGGTGCACTCACGGTCGCCTGGGCGGCGATCGCGATCTTCCTGATCGAGACGATCACGTTGATCTGGATCCCGGCGAAGGAGGCGGCGGTCCCCAACCTGATCCCCAAGGCCCGGCTGGAGATCGCCAACCAGCTCACCCTGATCGCCACGTACGGGTTCACCCCGGTGCTCGCCGCGATCAGCCTGGCTGTCCTCGACGCCGCCGTCCGGGCGGCGGCGGTGACCGATCTGCCGGCCTGGGCGGAGCCGGCGCAGTTGGCGCTGTTCTTCAACGCCGCCTCCCGGCTGGCCACGGCGATCGTGGTCTTCTACGGCATCAAGGAGATCAGCGGACGGGCCGGCGCCGCCGGGCACGCCGACCAGAGCCTGATCCGGCAGTTCGTCGAGGGGTGGCGGTTCATCGGCCAGACCCCGCTGGTCCGGGGCCTGGTGCTGGGCATCTTCGGCGCGTTCGCCGGTGGTGGCATCGTGATCGGCACCGCGAAGTTCTTCACCGCCTCGCTGAGCGCCGGTGACGCCGCGTTCTATCTGCTCTTCGCGGCGATCTTCGTCGGTCTGGGCGCCGGGATCGGGCTGGGCCCGACGGTGGTGCGTGACCTGTCCCGGCGGCGCTGGTTCGGGCTGAGCATCGTGCTGGCCAGCGGCTCGGTGCTGATCCTCGCCCTGTCCATCCACCTGTCCATGGCCATCCTCGGCGCGGTGCTGGTCGGCGCGGCGGCCGGGATGGCGTTCCTGGCCGGGATCACCCTGCTCGGCGGCGAGATCGCCGACGACGTCCGGGGCCGGGTCTTCGCCGTGGTGCAGACCGGCACCCGGGTGGTGCTGATGCTGGCCATCTCGGTCAGCAGCGTGCTGGTCGGCGTGGGCGGCTCCCGCCAGCTGCAGATCGCCAACCTGGGCGTCTCGTTCTCCTCGACCCGGTTGTTGCTGCTGCTCGCCGGGGTGTTCGGCATCTTCGCCGGGCTCAGCGCCTTCCGCCAGATGGACGACAAACCGGGCGTTCCGGTCCTGGCCGACCTGTGGGGGTCGATCCGGGGGCGGCCGTTGACGTCGGCGGAGCCGTTCACCGCCAACGGGGTCTTCGTCGTCTTCGAAGGCGGCGAGGGCGCCGGCAAGTCGACACAGGTGACAGCGTTGGCGCAGGCGCTGCGCGAGCGGGGCCGGGAAGTGGTGGTGACCCGCGAACCGGGGGCCAGCGGGCTCGGCGAGAAGATCCGCCGGCTGGTGCTCGACGGCGGCCCGGACGCGCCGTCGCCCCGCGCGGAGGCCCTGCTGTACGCCGCCGACCGGGCCCACCATGTGGCGACCGTGGTCCGGCCGGCGCTGGCCCGGGGCGCGGTCGTGATCAGCGACCGCTACGTCGATTCGTCGTTGGCGTACCAGGGTGCCGGGCGGACCCTGCCGGTCGATGAGGTCTCCTGGCTCTCCTCCTGGGCCACCGGGGGCCTCAAACCCGACCTGGTGGTGCTGCTGGACATCGAGCCACGGGCCGGCCTGGACCGGGCGCAGCGGCGCGGGGCCGGTGCCGACCGGCTGGAGAGCGAGTCGCTGGCGTTCCACGAACGGGTCCGGTACGCGTTCCTCGACCTGGCCGCCGCCGAGCCGAAACGCTATTTGGTGCTGGACGCCACCCGGGGCGTCGACGAGGTACGCGGCGCGGTGCTCGACCGGGTCGAGGTGCTGACCGGCCGGGCCGACCCGGCGGCACCCGTCGCCGCCACCGAGCCGAACGCCGCCACCGAGCCGAACGCCGCCACCGAGCCGAGGGCCGATGCTGAAGCGGGGCGACCGACGTGA